A genomic region of Nostoc sp. UHCC 0702 contains the following coding sequences:
- a CDS encoding cupin domain-containing protein — MTETIIQPGKGKTYLLMGDLYTILATGENTGGVYASSEVLVQPQGYIPPHFHDQEEANYLLDGEIEYQIDGKTIVATPGTFIHISRGQIHSFKNLGSKPAKYILWTTPAGLEEFFLEAGQLVEPTNEEEKLSLLGNVNPADVEKAIACAVTKYGIKFLLPGSQPGGEEKLT; from the coding sequence ATGACAGAAACAATAATTCAACCAGGCAAAGGTAAGACCTATTTATTAATGGGTGACTTGTACACTATTCTGGCTACAGGGGAAAATACAGGTGGAGTTTATGCGTCATCTGAGGTGCTAGTGCAACCTCAAGGCTATATACCACCTCACTTTCACGATCAAGAAGAAGCAAATTACCTTCTGGATGGGGAAATCGAGTATCAAATTGATGGCAAAACCATTGTTGCTACCCCAGGAACTTTTATTCATATTTCTAGAGGTCAAATTCATAGTTTTAAGAATCTTGGTTCAAAGCCTGCCAAATATATCTTGTGGACTACACCAGCTGGACTGGAAGAGTTTTTCCTAGAAGCAGGACAACTAGTAGAGCCAACTAATGAAGAAGAAAAGCTGAGTCTTTTAGGAAATGTTAATCCTGCCGATGTGGAAAAAGCGATCGCTTGTGCTGTCACAAAATATGGGATAAAATTTTTGCTTCCCGGTTCCCAGCCAGGTGGTGAGGAAAAATTAACCTGA
- a CDS encoding glucose-6-phosphate isomerase has translation MDARALWQRYQNWLYFHEGLGLYLDVSRMRFDDAFVESLQPKFDKAFADMAELEKGAIANPDENRMVGHYWLRNPDLAPTPELTQEIVQTLEKIEAFAEKVQTGAIHPPRASRFTDVISIGIGGSALGPQFVAEALAPDFPPLKIHFIDNSDPAGIDRTLNHLRNNLASTLVLVISKSGGTPEPRNGMIEVKKAYAGHNLDFAQYAVAITSPDSNLDKVAQSEGWLARFPMYDWVGGRTSEMSAVGLVPAALQGIDVRAMLEGAKEMDDATRVLDVKNNPAALLALSWYFSGNGRGEKDMVVLPYKDSLLLFSRYLQQLVMESLGKEKDLDGNVVHQGIAVYGNKGSTDQHAYVQQLREGVPNFFATLIEVLEDRNGSSPEIDPGVTGGDYLSGFLQGTRQALYENQRDSITVTIPQVNARTVGALIALYERAVGFYASLVNINAYHQPGVEAGKKAAAVILDLQTRVLAVLQKEKTPLSLEEIADKAGAADQVEAIYKILRHLYANQRSVVLQGNLGQPSSLKVSAS, from the coding sequence ATGGATGCAAGGGCACTTTGGCAACGATACCAAAATTGGTTATATTTCCACGAGGGATTAGGACTTTATCTAGATGTAAGTCGGATGCGTTTTGATGACGCTTTTGTGGAGTCGTTGCAGCCGAAGTTTGACAAAGCGTTTGCGGATATGGCGGAATTAGAAAAGGGTGCGATCGCTAACCCTGACGAAAACCGCATGGTTGGTCACTACTGGCTGCGAAATCCCGATCTAGCACCCACTCCAGAGCTTACACAAGAAATTGTCCAAACTCTAGAAAAAATCGAAGCCTTTGCTGAAAAAGTCCAAACAGGTGCTATTCATCCTCCTAGAGCAAGCCGCTTTACTGATGTGATTTCCATTGGTATCGGTGGTTCTGCTCTGGGCCCCCAATTTGTAGCTGAAGCTTTAGCGCCTGATTTCCCACCCCTAAAAATTCACTTTATCGACAACAGTGATCCCGCAGGTATTGACCGCACTCTCAATCATCTGCGAAACAACCTTGCCAGCACTTTGGTGTTAGTCATCTCTAAATCAGGTGGCACACCAGAACCCCGCAATGGCATGATTGAGGTCAAAAAAGCCTATGCTGGGCACAATTTGGACTTTGCTCAATATGCTGTAGCTATTACTAGCCCTGATAGCAATTTAGATAAAGTGGCTCAGTCTGAAGGTTGGTTAGCCAGGTTTCCCATGTATGACTGGGTGGGAGGACGCACCTCTGAAATGTCTGCTGTGGGGCTAGTTCCAGCAGCTTTACAGGGTATTGATGTTCGCGCCATGCTAGAAGGCGCAAAAGAAATGGATGACGCTACCCGCGTCCTGGATGTGAAAAATAACCCAGCTGCCCTGTTGGCTTTATCATGGTATTTTTCTGGCAATGGACGGGGTGAAAAAGACATGGTTGTCCTGCCATATAAGGACAGCTTGCTGTTGTTCAGCCGCTATTTGCAACAGCTGGTGATGGAATCTCTGGGTAAGGAAAAAGACTTAGACGGCAACGTTGTCCATCAAGGCATCGCTGTTTATGGTAACAAAGGTTCAACAGACCAACACGCTTACGTGCAGCAGTTGCGTGAAGGTGTACCGAATTTCTTTGCTACCTTAATCGAAGTTTTGGAAGACCGTAACGGATCATCTCCAGAAATTGATCCTGGAGTCACAGGAGGCGATTATCTTTCTGGTTTTCTCCAAGGAACTCGACAAGCGCTTTATGAAAATCAGCGCGATTCGATTACAGTTACTATTCCTCAAGTGAACGCCAGAACTGTCGGGGCGCTAATTGCTTTGTATGAACGGGCTGTTGGTTTCTACGCCAGCCTAGTCAACATCAACGCCTACCATCAACCAGGGGTGGAAGCTGGCAAAAAAGCTGCTGCGGTCATTCTTGACTTGCAAACACGAGTATTAGCAGTCTTACAAAAAGAAAAAACTCCCCTTTCCTTGGAAGAAATTGCCGATAAAGCAGGCGCTGCTGACCAAGTTGAGGCAATTTACAAGATTCTGCGTCATCTCTATGCCAATCAACGGAGTGTGGTTTTGCAAGGTAATCTAGGACAACCTAGTAGTTTAAAGGTTTCTGCTAGCTAA
- a CDS encoding glutamyl-tRNA reductase yields MNIAVVGLSHKTAPVEVREKLSIPEPQTESAIAQLSSYPHIDEVAIVSTCNRLEIYIVTSEVEQGIREVTQFLSEYSKLPALSLRQHLFMLLHDDAVMHIMRVAAGLDSLVLGEGQILAQVKTTHKLGQQYNGIKTVLNRLFKQAITAGKRVRTETSIGTGAVSISSAAVELAQMKVANLAACRVVILGAGKMSRLLVQHLISKGAAQISIVNRSRDRALELAQQFSEHPIYTHSLSEMMTVIGEGDIVFTSTSATEPILDRAKLEIVLEPNRPLMLFDISVPRNVHTDVNELENVQAFNVDDLKAVVAQNYESRRKMAQEAERLLDEEVEAFDVWWRSLETVSTISCLRNKVETIREQELEKALSRLGSEFAEKHQEVIEALTRGIVNKILHDPMVQLRSQQDVEARRRCMQTLQMLFNLDAGEQFS; encoded by the coding sequence ATGAATATTGCAGTGGTGGGGTTAAGCCATAAAACAGCCCCAGTAGAAGTCCGTGAGAAGCTGAGTATTCCAGAACCACAAACCGAAAGTGCGATCGCTCAACTCTCCAGCTATCCTCATATTGATGAAGTGGCAATTGTTAGCACTTGTAACCGCCTGGAAATCTACATCGTTACCAGTGAAGTTGAGCAAGGTATCCGTGAAGTTACTCAATTTCTATCGGAATACAGTAAATTGCCTGCCTTGTCTCTGCGACAACACTTGTTTATGTTGCTGCATGATGATGCAGTCATGCACATTATGCGGGTGGCGGCTGGCTTAGATAGTCTGGTACTCGGCGAAGGTCAAATTCTGGCTCAGGTAAAGACTACTCACAAGCTGGGACAGCAATACAATGGTATAAAAACAGTTTTGAATCGATTATTTAAACAAGCAATTACAGCTGGTAAACGGGTTCGCACTGAAACTAGTATTGGTACTGGTGCGGTTTCTATAAGTTCGGCAGCTGTGGAGTTGGCACAGATGAAAGTAGCAAATTTAGCTGCTTGCCGAGTAGTAATTTTAGGTGCTGGCAAAATGTCGCGTTTGCTGGTACAACATCTAATTTCTAAAGGTGCTGCACAAATTAGTATAGTAAATCGCTCTCGCGATCGCGCCCTGGAATTGGCACAACAGTTTTCAGAACATCCTATCTACACTCATTCGCTATCGGAAATGATGACCGTAATTGGCGAAGGCGATATTGTATTTACTAGTACTTCAGCTACTGAGCCAATACTTGATCGGGCGAAGTTAGAAATAGTTTTAGAGCCTAACCGCCCTTTGATGTTATTTGATATTTCTGTGCCGCGTAATGTCCATACCGATGTCAATGAACTAGAAAATGTGCAAGCATTTAATGTGGATGATTTGAAGGCGGTAGTGGCGCAAAACTATGAAAGCCGCCGCAAGATGGCACAGGAAGCAGAGAGGCTTTTAGATGAAGAAGTGGAAGCTTTTGATGTCTGGTGGCGTAGTCTAGAAACTGTCTCTACTATCAGTTGTCTGCGAAATAAAGTTGAAACCATCCGCGAACAAGAATTAGAAAAAGCTTTGTCGCGTTTGGGTTCAGAATTCGCCGAAAAACATCAAGAAGTGATCGAAGCCTTAACAAGAGGAATAGTTAACAAAATTTTACATGATCCAATGGTGCAATTGCGATCGCAGCAGGATGTTGAGGCCAGACGGCGCTGTATGCAAACCCTGCAAATGTTGTTTAACCTAGATGCAGGTGAGCAATTTAGTTAA
- a CDS encoding ABC transporter ATP-binding protein: MVNNQFHQSSSLPLLVATGLCKSFGGIKAVYNANIEVNKGSITGLIGPNGAGKTTLFNLLSNFIRPDKGRVIFDGEPIHHLQPYQIAQQGIVRTFQVPRTLSRLSVLDNMLLAAQKQTGENFWQVQLQPHIVAKEEKQLQEQAMSLLAAVGLAKKAHDYAGSLSGGQRKLLEMGRALMTNPKLILLDEPAAGVNPKLIDDICDRIITWNRQDGMTFLIIEHNMDVIMSLCDRVWVLAEGQNLADGAPTEIQTNPKVLEAYLGK; the protein is encoded by the coding sequence TTGGTAAATAACCAGTTTCATCAATCATCCTCACTTCCTTTATTGGTAGCCACGGGACTTTGTAAAAGCTTTGGTGGTATCAAAGCTGTATATAATGCCAACATTGAAGTTAACAAAGGCAGCATTACTGGCTTGATTGGGCCAAATGGTGCTGGTAAAACCACTTTATTTAACTTACTCTCAAACTTCATTCGCCCAGATAAGGGACGAGTAATTTTTGATGGCGAACCGATTCATCACTTACAACCATATCAAATTGCTCAGCAGGGAATAGTACGTACCTTTCAGGTTCCCCGTACTCTCTCGCGGTTGTCGGTGTTAGATAATATGCTCCTGGCGGCACAAAAACAAACAGGTGAAAATTTTTGGCAAGTGCAGTTGCAACCACATATCGTTGCCAAAGAAGAAAAGCAACTGCAAGAACAAGCAATGTCTCTGTTAGCAGCCGTGGGTTTAGCAAAAAAAGCACACGACTATGCTGGTAGTTTATCAGGGGGACAACGCAAGCTGCTGGAAATGGGACGGGCACTGATGACTAATCCTAAGTTAATTTTGTTAGATGAACCAGCAGCCGGGGTGAATCCAAAACTGATTGATGATATATGCGATCGCATTATTACCTGGAACCGCCAAGATGGCATGACATTTCTGATTATTGAACACAATATGGATGTGATTATGTCATTGTGCGATCGCGTTTGGGTGCTTGCAGAAGGGCAAAATTTAGCTGATGGTGCCCCAACAGAAATTCAGACTAATCCTAAAGTTCTCGAAGCATATTTGGGAAAATAG
- a CDS encoding metalloregulator ArsR/SmtB family transcription factor: MKREQFQTLLQFFKALADESRLKIVGILATQECSVEELAALMQLKEPTVSHHLAKLKELNLVTMRPEGNSRLYQLDNEALQNISKEIFTPEKMASLIEDVDTEAWENKVLKSYLEVDITSLEGVQRLKEIPASRKKRLVILKWLASKFDPRVHYPERTMNEILKRYHPDCATLRRELISYQLMQRENGVYCRITEM, encoded by the coding sequence ATGAAAAGAGAACAGTTTCAGACCCTGCTGCAATTTTTCAAAGCCTTAGCTGACGAAAGCCGATTGAAGATTGTGGGTATCCTGGCGACTCAGGAGTGCAGCGTTGAAGAATTGGCGGCACTCATGCAACTCAAGGAGCCAACAGTATCCCACCATCTAGCCAAACTCAAGGAACTAAATTTGGTAACTATGCGCCCTGAAGGTAATAGCCGTTTGTATCAATTGGATAACGAAGCTTTGCAAAATATCAGCAAGGAAATTTTTACACCTGAAAAAATGGCATCTTTGATCGAAGATGTGGATACTGAAGCCTGGGAAAACAAAGTTCTAAAAAGTTATTTGGAGGTTGATATTACCAGTTTGGAGGGAGTTCAACGCCTCAAAGAAATTCCTGCTAGCCGTAAAAAGCGCTTAGTAATACTCAAGTGGTTAGCAAGCAAATTTGACCCAAGGGTTCACTACCCCGAACGCACAATGAATGAAATTCTCAAGCGCTACCATCCCGACTGCGCTACCTTGCGGCGGGAATTGATTAGTTACCAGTTAATGCAGCGAGAGAATGGAGTTTATTGCCGTATTACAGAGATGTAG
- the grxC gene encoding glutaredoxin 3, whose protein sequence is MLDFLNPLFGRHPERIKANVEIYTWQTCPYCIRAKLLLWWKGVKFVEYKIDGNEVARAKMAERANGRRTVPQIFINNQHIGGCDDLYELDAKAQLDPLLFQVTNLKLLSPE, encoded by the coding sequence ATGCTGGACTTCCTTAACCCCCTTTTCGGTCGCCATCCAGAACGCATTAAAGCCAACGTAGAAATCTATACTTGGCAAACTTGCCCTTACTGCATCCGTGCCAAGCTGCTGCTGTGGTGGAAAGGTGTAAAATTTGTCGAATATAAAATCGACGGTAACGAAGTAGCCAGAGCTAAGATGGCAGAACGCGCCAATGGACGACGTACAGTACCGCAGATTTTTATCAATAATCAGCACATTGGTGGTTGTGATGACCTTTATGAGCTAGACGCAAAAGCTCAACTCGATCCACTTTTATTCCAAGTAACTAACTTGAAACTGCTGAGTCCTGAGTAA
- a CDS encoding cytotoxic translational repressor of toxin-antitoxin stability system, which produces MNLEVRYARSFLIDLRSLEPVAYQRVYDFVFLEFAQKGLLHSLPELRQLDSEGIFHRFTIDKYLIGIEIRGEIVKFLRVIPMPDV; this is translated from the coding sequence GTGAATCTGGAAGTGCGGTACGCCAGGTCTTTTTTGATAGACTTGAGAAGTTTAGAACCCGTTGCCTACCAGCGGGTATATGATTTTGTGTTTTTGGAGTTTGCCCAAAAGGGACTACTGCATAGTCTTCCAGAACTGCGGCAGCTTGATAGTGAGGGTATTTTTCATCGCTTTACTATAGATAAGTATCTTATTGGTATAGAAATTAGGGGTGAAATTGTCAAATTTTTGCGGGTCATCCCTATGCCAGATGTTTAA
- the glpX gene encoding class II fructose-bisphosphatase translates to MENTLGLEIIEVVEQAAIASAKWMGKGEKNTADQVAVEAMRERMNKIYMRGRIVIGEGERDDAPMLYIGEEVGICTREDANELCNPDELVEIDIAVDPCEGTNLVAYGQPGSMAVLAISEKGGLFAAPDFYMKKLAAPPAAKGKVDINKSATENLKILSEALDRSIDELVVVVMKRDRHNDLIKEIRSAGARVQLISDGDVGAALSCGFAGTNIHALMGIGAAPEGVISAAAMRALGGHFQGQLIYDPEVVKTGLIGESKEANLDRLKSMNINDPDKVYDAHELASGETVLFAACGITTGNLIQGVRFFNGGARTQSLVISSQSKTARFVDTIHMVDQPKLVQLH, encoded by the coding sequence GTGGAAAATACACTTGGGTTAGAGATTATTGAGGTAGTAGAGCAAGCCGCGATCGCATCCGCTAAGTGGATGGGTAAAGGCGAAAAAAACACTGCTGACCAAGTAGCAGTGGAAGCTATGCGGGAGCGCATGAATAAAATTTACATGCGCGGTCGCATTGTGATTGGAGAAGGTGAACGTGATGACGCCCCTATGCTGTATATCGGGGAAGAAGTTGGTATCTGCACTCGTGAAGATGCCAACGAGTTGTGTAACCCCGATGAATTAGTCGAAATTGACATTGCTGTCGATCCCTGTGAAGGTACCAACTTGGTAGCTTACGGGCAACCTGGTTCAATGGCTGTGTTGGCAATTTCTGAAAAAGGTGGGTTATTTGCTGCGCCTGACTTCTATATGAAGAAATTAGCAGCACCACCAGCCGCTAAGGGTAAGGTAGACATCAACAAATCAGCCACAGAAAACCTGAAGATTCTCTCGGAGGCTTTAGACCGCTCTATTGATGAACTTGTGGTAGTAGTAATGAAGCGCGATCGCCACAACGATTTGATTAAAGAAATCCGCTCTGCTGGCGCTAGAGTGCAGCTAATTTCAGATGGTGACGTGGGTGCAGCGCTGTCTTGTGGCTTCGCTGGTACTAATATTCACGCACTGATGGGTATCGGTGCCGCGCCTGAAGGTGTAATATCCGCAGCCGCAATGCGTGCTTTGGGTGGACACTTCCAAGGTCAACTGATTTACGATCCAGAAGTAGTGAAAACTGGTTTGATTGGAGAAAGCAAAGAAGCCAACCTTGACCGTTTGAAGTCTATGAATATCAATGACCCCGATAAGGTCTACGATGCTCATGAACTAGCATCTGGTGAAACAGTTCTGTTTGCAGCTTGCGGTATTACCACCGGTAATCTCATCCAAGGTGTACGCTTCTTCAATGGCGGCGCAAGGACTCAAAGCTTGGTTATTTCCAGCCAATCAAAAACTGCTCGTTTTGTGGATACCATTCATATGGTTGACCAGCCTAAGCTTGTGCAATTGCATTAG
- a CDS encoding TerB family tellurite resistance protein: MQKHKRSHAVNSKATDNNSRNKELLKILIGVAWIDGVIQPEEQQYLQQIVTKKGLIEDPEIQSLLAGTKPIQPDECYEYLKTYLGSYPSTEDYQELSDTLCTLIESDRNIDNQEEKLLKTLKETNVVGGQNLLNRFLGVLLTNNFIPAKFPQLLKPTAEVKQGSVTAEIWISCPNH; the protein is encoded by the coding sequence ATACAAAAACATAAGCGCTCACACGCTGTTAATTCCAAAGCAACAGATAACAATAGCAGAAATAAAGAGTTGCTAAAAATTTTGATTGGAGTTGCCTGGATAGATGGTGTTATTCAACCAGAGGAACAACAATATTTACAACAGATTGTAACCAAAAAAGGCTTAATAGAAGATCCAGAGATCCAATCTTTGTTAGCGGGAACCAAACCAATTCAGCCTGATGAGTGTTATGAATATTTAAAAACTTACTTAGGAAGCTACCCTAGCACAGAAGATTATCAGGAATTGAGCGATACTCTTTGTACTTTGATTGAGAGCGATCGCAACATAGATAATCAAGAAGAAAAACTCCTCAAGACATTAAAAGAAACAAATGTAGTGGGAGGCCAGAATCTTCTCAATCGGTTTTTAGGTGTTTTGCTGACTAACAATTTTATTCCTGCGAAATTTCCCCAACTCTTGAAACCCACAGCAGAGGTCAAGCAAGGTTCTGTAACAGCGGAGATCTGGATAAGCTGCCCAAACCATTAA
- a CDS encoding nucleoside deaminase, with amino-acid sequence MSHALKLAQAAGDAGEVPVGAVVVDSSGNLIAEGENRKERDKDPTAHAEILALRSAAQTLQNWHLNQCTLYVTLEPCPMCAGAIVQARVGTLVYAVDDTKTGAIRTVTNIPDSAASNHRLRVVGGILESACRQYLQAWFATRRRQKN; translated from the coding sequence ATGAGCCACGCCTTAAAATTGGCACAAGCCGCAGGTGATGCTGGCGAAGTTCCTGTAGGTGCCGTTGTGGTTGATTCGAGTGGAAATTTGATTGCAGAAGGTGAAAACAGAAAAGAACGCGACAAAGATCCCACGGCTCACGCGGAAATCCTTGCTCTGAGGTCAGCTGCTCAAACTTTACAAAATTGGCATCTGAATCAATGCACTCTGTACGTAACTTTAGAACCTTGTCCAATGTGTGCTGGTGCTATTGTACAAGCACGTGTAGGAACACTCGTATATGCAGTAGATGATACAAAAACAGGGGCAATTCGTACTGTAACCAATATTCCTGATAGCGCGGCTTCTAATCACCGTCTGCGAGTTGTTGGAGGCATTCTAGAATCAGCCTGTCGTCAGTATTTGCAAGCTTGGTTTGCTACTCGGCGGCGTCAGAAAAATTAA
- a CDS encoding branched-chain amino acid ABC transporter permease gives MVDYLIFLTISTAILALFSLGLNLQWGFTGLINFGHVAFMTLGAYTTVLLSLKGVPLFISAVIGAIVAAMLGLVIGFATLRLREDYLAIVTIGTGELIRLVLNNQELPVGDTWVSGAFGVQSYPIPLTTEPNLFFRLVMIGLLTLLAAVTFFMLWRWIRQAKISIVADSSQEIVSKQEFTTRLGVAIVLSLLTAAIYISGVITLYNYNPKGGLMLLSLLILAFIFWRLAILVRSPWGRVLKAIREDEEVPKAMGKNVFWYKVQSLMLGGAIAGIAGAFYAWQLSAIYPDKTFEPQVTFDAWIMVIIGGSSNNIGTILGAVIFIAYDAITREVMPRIIPLDEARLGAFRIMVIGLILMVLMIWRPQGILGKKEELTLGK, from the coding sequence ATGGTTGACTATCTCATCTTTTTGACAATTTCTACGGCAATCCTTGCCCTGTTTAGCTTGGGACTCAATTTACAGTGGGGCTTTACGGGGTTAATTAACTTTGGCCATGTTGCTTTTATGACCTTAGGGGCTTATACGACAGTATTGTTAAGCTTAAAAGGTGTGCCTCTATTTATATCAGCAGTAATTGGGGCTATAGTAGCAGCAATGCTAGGCTTGGTAATTGGTTTCGCAACTCTACGCTTGCGGGAAGATTATCTAGCAATTGTCACTATCGGGACAGGAGAACTAATTCGTTTGGTACTCAACAACCAAGAATTACCTGTAGGTGACACCTGGGTGTCCGGGGCGTTTGGGGTACAAAGTTATCCTATACCTTTAACGACAGAACCGAATTTGTTTTTTCGACTGGTGATGATTGGACTGCTGACGCTACTGGCTGCTGTGACTTTCTTTATGTTGTGGCGATGGATTCGTCAGGCAAAAATATCCATAGTTGCTGATTCATCTCAAGAAATAGTTAGCAAGCAAGAATTTACAACGCGCTTGGGTGTGGCTATTGTCTTAAGCCTGTTAACGGCTGCGATTTATATTTCTGGAGTTATCACCCTGTATAATTACAACCCCAAAGGGGGTTTGATGCTGTTGTCACTGTTGATATTAGCATTTATATTTTGGCGGTTGGCAATTTTGGTGCGATCGCCTTGGGGTCGAGTCCTCAAAGCTATCCGCGAAGATGAAGAAGTCCCGAAGGCAATGGGCAAAAATGTCTTTTGGTATAAAGTACAATCTCTCATGCTAGGGGGTGCGATCGCCGGTATCGCCGGTGCTTTCTACGCATGGCAACTCAGCGCTATTTACCCTGATAAGACTTTTGAACCGCAGGTAACTTTTGATGCTTGGATTATGGTAATTATCGGCGGTTCTAGTAATAATATCGGCACTATCTTAGGTGCGGTGATCTTTATTGCTTACGATGCCATCACGCGCGAAGTTATGCCCAGAATTATCCCCCTTGATGAAGCGCGTCTGGGTGCATTTCGCATCATGGTTATCGGTCTAATTTTGATGGTGCTGATGATTTGGCGTCCTCAAGGTATCTTAGGGAAAAAGGAGGAACTCACACTTGGTAAATAA
- a CDS encoding carotenoid oxygenase family protein — protein MSPTLETHSRGQARFCNSGDLDKLPKPLMNGLLKYDFENHSSVTHYYGQGRFGGEGVFVPRPGATAEDDGWLLTYVYDTQLERSELLVINAQDMASEPVARVLLPQRVPYGFHALWVSDT, from the coding sequence ATTTCCCCAACTCTTGAAACCCACAGCAGAGGTCAAGCAAGGTTCTGTAACAGCGGAGATCTGGATAAGCTGCCCAAACCATTAATGAATGGTCTGCTCAAATATGATTTTGAAAATCATAGCTCAGTCACTCATTACTATGGTCAAGGACGCTTCGGAGGTGAGGGGGTATTTGTACCCCGACCTGGTGCCACTGCGGAAGATGACGGTTGGCTGTTAACTTATGTCTACGATACGCAGTTGGAAAGATCTGAATTACTGGTAATTAATGCCCAAGACATGGCATCTGAACCTGTAGCACGGGTACTGCTTCCCCAACGTGTCCCTTACGGTTTCCATGCTTTATGGGTTTCTGACACTTGA